One window of the Pieris rapae chromosome 11, ilPieRapa1.1, whole genome shotgun sequence genome contains the following:
- the LOC110994056 gene encoding beta-1,3-galactosyltransferase 5 isoform X2 produces MPSDYLASKNASRVFLLSKIPSTERYITQAAIEDESKTFGDILQGSFYENYRNLTYKHLMGLQWASSKCSNTAFILKVDDDTVFNFDKTVDYLLSIPNQDEFIMGYVLNNTLPRRNSNNKWFVTREEYPRQQYPAYLSGWFYIVNPKTAKMICSEAPYHPYFWIDDILVTGILTEYLNIKLQQLPSGFWLEYYELVECCIRDMVEKHIQCKYVVGPNGGRHNLLVEFNNAYRKCKTFCSGSDQQNLKDTCIMKRDRTIFSDGMAEVNKIVL; encoded by the exons ATGCCTTCAGATTACTTGGCATCCAAAAATGCTTCCAGAGTATTTTTGCTATCTAAAATTCCTTCTACTGAGAG GTACATAACACAAGCAGCCATTGAAGATGAGAGTAAAACATTTGGAGACATCCTGCAAGGCtccttttatgaaaattatagaaatttgACCTACAAGCACCTTATGGGACTACAATGGGCATCATCAAAATGTAGCAATACTGCCTTCATTCTAAAAGTTGATGATGACACAGTTTTTAACTTTGACAAGACTGTTGATTATTTACTAAGCATTCCTAACCAAGATGAATTTATTATGGGATATGTTTTGAACAACACATTACCGAGAAGGAATAGTAATAACAAATGGTTCGTTACAAGGGAAGAATACCCAAGACAACAATACCCAGCTTATCTCTCTGGCTGGTTTTACATAGTGAATCCTAAAACTGCAAAAATGATTTGTAGTGAGGCCCCATACCATCCATATTTTTGGATAGATGACATACTAGTAACAGGGATTTTGACTGAGTATCTTAATATCAAACTACAACAATTGCCAAGTGGTTTTTGGTTGGAATATTATGAATTAGTGGAATGCTGTATTAGAGACATGGtagaaaaacatatacaatgcAAATATGTTGTAGGACCAAATGGTGGAAGACATAACTTATtagttgaatttaataatgctTATAGGAAATGTAAAACTTTTTGTTCTGGGTCTGACCAACAAAACTTGAAAGATACATGTATTATGAAAAGAGATAGGACCATATTTAGCGATGGAATGGCAGAAGTAAATAAGattgtgttataa
- the LOC110994055 gene encoding 63 kDa chaperonin, mitochondrial-like, whose protein sequence is MQIHIRYYNKNLLIKYWGRFYAKDVRFGPDVRSLMLQGVDILADAVAITMGPKGRNVILEQTFGPPKITKDGVTVAKGIELKNKFQNIGAKLVQNVAKQTNDEAGDGTTTATVLARAIAKEGFENISRGANPIEIRKGIIIAVEAVTNHLKKISKPIISRKEIEQVATLSANGDEAIGKLIANAMEKVGKDGIITVKDGRTLNDELEIIEGFQFERGFVSPFFINSTKGPKVEYNNALILFSEKKIFHAKQIVPALEISNAQKKPLIIIAEDYDGEALSILIVNKLKIGLQVAAVKAPGYAEYRKNALIDMAIATGGVIFEDDINLLRLEDCTLKSLGQVEEVVITKDTTLMLKGQGDKNEIKQRIEQVQEEYIECTNEKEKERLLQRLSRLKSVVAVLRIGGSSEVEVNEKKDRVIDALNATRAAVEEGIVPGGGSALLRCIPILNYLKSVNEDQQKGIDIVKKALRTPCLTIASNAGYDGSVIVSKVENLPNVNFGYDALNNTFVDMIEKGIIDPTKVVKRALIDASRVASLLTTAEAVVCDLPFQKEPMPNKLGPETPGVTIY, encoded by the exons ATGCAGATACACATCAGGTATTATAATAAGAACCTTCTAA taAAGTACTGGGGCAGATTTTATGCAAAAGATGTTCGATTTGGGCCAGACGTGAGATCCTTAATGTTGCAAGGAGTAGATATTCTGGCAGATGCTGTAGCGATTACAATGGGTCCTAAAGGACGGAATGTAATTTTGGAGCAAACATTTGGCCCTcctaaaataacaaaagatgGTGTAACTGTAGCCAAAGGAAtagaacttaaaaataaatttcaaaatatcgGTGCTAAACTAGTTCAAAATGTAGCAAAACAGACGAACGATGAAGCCGGAGATGGTACAACAACTGCGACTGTTCTTGCAAGAGCCATCGCAAAAGAGGGCTtcgaaaatatttcaagagGTGCTAATCCAATAGAAATAAGAAAAGGCATAATCATCGCTGTTGAAGCTGTtacaaatcatttaaaaaaaatatcaaaaccgATAATTAGCCGTAAAGAAATAGAGCAGGTAGCAACTTTATCTGCGAATGGTGATGAAGCTATAGGTAAATTAATAGCTAATGCAATGGAAAAAGTGGGAAAAGATGGTATTATTACTGTTAAAGATGGAAGAACATTAAATGATGAATTGGAAATAATTGAAGGTTTTCAATTCGAACGTGGCTTTGTATCACCGTTTTTTATTAACTCTACTAAAGGACCAAAAGTGGAGTATAACAATGCCTTGATTctattttctgaaaaaaaaatttttcacGCCAAACAAATCGTACCTGCTCTAGAAATATCAAACGCACAAAAGAAAccacttattattattgctgaAGATTATGATGGGGAAGCATTGtctatattaatagtaaacaAGTTGAAAATTGGTCTTCAGGTGGCTGCTGTAAAAGCACCAGGATATGCAGAATACAGAAAAAATGCATTAATAGATATGGCTATCGCTACTGGTGGAGTTATATTCGAAGATGATATTAACCTTTTGAGACTTGAAGACTGTACTCTGAAAAGTCTTGGTCAAGTGGAGGAAGTAGTAATCACAAAAGATACAACATTGATGCTAAAAGGCCAGGgggataaaaatgaaataaaacaaagaatcGAACAGGTCCAAGAAGAATACATTGAATGTacaaatgaaaaagaaaaagaaaggtTGTTGCAGCGACTATCGCGACTAAAATCAGTGGTAGCGGTATTACGGATAGGTGGAAGTAGCGAAGTTGAAGTAAACGAAAAGAAAGATAGAGTCATTGACGCACTCAATGCAACGCGGGCTGCTGTAGAAGAAGGAATTGTGCCAGGAGGTGGCTCTGCTCTTTTAAGATGTATAccaattttaaactatttaaaatcagTAAATGAAGACCAACAAAAAGGTATTGACATAGTAAAAAAGGCTTTAAGAACTCCTTGTCTCACAATTGCATCGAATGCTGGATATGACGGTTCAGTAATTGTTTCTAAGGTTGAAAACTTGCCCAATGTGAACTTTGGCTATGATGCTTTGAACAATACTTTTGTTGATATGATAGAAAAAGGAATAATTGATCCCACAAAGGTAGTAAAACGAGCGTTGATAGACGCTAGCAGGGTAGCATCTCTTTTAACTACCGCTGAAGCAGTTGTGTGTGACTTACCATTCCAAAAAGAACCAATGCCAAATAAACTTGGGCCAGAAACACCAGGAGTTACTATTTATTAg
- the LOC110994056 gene encoding beta-1,3-galactosyltransferase 5 isoform X1, protein MQKKVLYLIIFLLVSLAFWIYRTSNIETENTIIILQQNQQYINTIIISPSNLTCRNPLHILIIVTSYVGHIELRSAHRQAMPSDYLASKNASRVFLLSKIPSTERYITQAAIEDESKTFGDILQGSFYENYRNLTYKHLMGLQWASSKCSNTAFILKVDDDTVFNFDKTVDYLLSIPNQDEFIMGYVLNNTLPRRNSNNKWFVTREEYPRQQYPAYLSGWFYIVNPKTAKMICSEAPYHPYFWIDDILVTGILTEYLNIKLQQLPSGFWLEYYELVECCIRDMVEKHIQCKYVVGPNGGRHNLLVEFNNAYRKCKTFCSGSDQQNLKDTCIMKRDRTIFSDGMAEVNKIVL, encoded by the exons atgcagAAGAAAGTCCTATACctaattattttcttgttaGTATCTCTTGCTTTCTGGATATATCGTACTTCAAATATAGAAACcgaaaatactattataatattacaacaaaATCAGCAATAcataaacacaattataatatctCCATCAAACTTAACATGTAGAA atcctttacatatattaatcataGTTACTTCCTATGTGGGCCATATTGAATTACGCAGTGCACATCGCCAAGCAATGCCTTCAGATTACTTGGCATCCAAAAATGCTTCCAGAGTATTTTTGCTATCTAAAATTCCTTCTACTGAGAG GTACATAACACAAGCAGCCATTGAAGATGAGAGTAAAACATTTGGAGACATCCTGCAAGGCtccttttatgaaaattatagaaatttgACCTACAAGCACCTTATGGGACTACAATGGGCATCATCAAAATGTAGCAATACTGCCTTCATTCTAAAAGTTGATGATGACACAGTTTTTAACTTTGACAAGACTGTTGATTATTTACTAAGCATTCCTAACCAAGATGAATTTATTATGGGATATGTTTTGAACAACACATTACCGAGAAGGAATAGTAATAACAAATGGTTCGTTACAAGGGAAGAATACCCAAGACAACAATACCCAGCTTATCTCTCTGGCTGGTTTTACATAGTGAATCCTAAAACTGCAAAAATGATTTGTAGTGAGGCCCCATACCATCCATATTTTTGGATAGATGACATACTAGTAACAGGGATTTTGACTGAGTATCTTAATATCAAACTACAACAATTGCCAAGTGGTTTTTGGTTGGAATATTATGAATTAGTGGAATGCTGTATTAGAGACATGGtagaaaaacatatacaatgcAAATATGTTGTAGGACCAAATGGTGGAAGACATAACTTATtagttgaatttaataatgctTATAGGAAATGTAAAACTTTTTGTTCTGGGTCTGACCAACAAAACTTGAAAGATACATGTATTATGAAAAGAGATAGGACCATATTTAGCGATGGAATGGCAGAAGTAAATAAGattgtgttataa
- the LOC110994059 gene encoding uncharacterized protein LOC110994059 encodes MTQNIVFNINIGDQLTSISCGHVIVELIKFLAYQRLQIPYTYQWLKQMVNKKKDNENKKDTYQSERHFHIASTALNNLDFVLKSLLKEIGEATKPQEVCIAFGSSPISCKEIYRIVLPTVCHKPQCQSPHIASDKKIQSSVFRNLVTSEKLSQVFFEPLSPTNMYIFLKKELLNNQQVVCSDTFLHVNGYRMPKSCKVVVLNFPANPNNTMCCNDFKIFGNAPSGDLSKLSLDDSSDDDFHEIESTEKVQWFQSTYVMKGFKDCIVNGSSIINSWLH; translated from the exons atgacCCAAAACAttgtattcaatataaatataggcgATCAGTTAACATCAATTTCTTGTGGCCATGTTATTGTagagttaataaagtttttagcATACCAAAGGCTTCAAATTCCATACACATATCAGTGGCTAAAACAAATGGTTAATAAGAAGaaagataatgaaaataaaaaggataCGTACCAGTCGGAAAGACACTTTCACATTGCTTCTACAGCATTAAATAACTTGGACTTTGTCCTTAAG AGTTTGTTGAAAGAAATTGGAGAGGCAACTAAACCACAAGAAGTTTGTATAGCATTTGGTTCAAGTCCAATCTCATGTAAGGAGATTTACCGTATAGTCTTACCAACAGTGTGTCATAAGCCACAATGCCAATCACCTCATATTGcatctgacaaaaaaatacaaagcaGTGTATTTAg gaATCTGGTGACTTCAGAAAAATTGAGCCAAGTCTTTTTTGAGCCACTATCACCTACTAACATGtatattttccttaaaaaggaattattaaataaccaGCAAGTTGTCTGTAGTGATACTTTTCTTCATGTTAATGGGTACAGAATGCCTAAAAGCTGTAAAGTTGTTGTTCTAAACTTTCCTGCTAATCCTAATAACACTATGTgttgtaatgattttaagATCTTTGGTAATGCACCCAGTGGAGATCTCTCAAAACTGAGCTTGGATGATTCTAGTGATGatgattttcatgaaattgaATCTACTGAGAAAGTGCAATGGTTTCAATCAACTTATGTAATGAAAGGTTTTAAAGATTGTATTGTAAATGGTAGTTCTATTATTAACAGCTGGCTACATTAA